The Xiphophorus couchianus chromosome 14, X_couchianus-1.0, whole genome shotgun sequence genome includes a region encoding these proteins:
- the LOC114157040 gene encoding uncharacterized protein LOC114157040: MRMGHAWLYVLFLFSSVIRGFAQVSNRANVTLTPNWPLIYKGEGVTLQCQIPGGEGTKWTYEWRRTRLNETQTSQDRRLTIGSANESDSGGYSCRGTSGDGSTDWSDVVVLTVYQLSVSPSWLSPGASVTLICEVEHPPAGIRFFWYKAVYDPSSRSYSYELLPGSSDGTDENFYIVHGLTNTAGYVCEAGNGKPKYRDPSFVWSADPRPAASLSVNPDRVQHFISDFVSLSCEGNSADWRVMRFTERGHLSDCSIWGKMTGSICTIKIYFSVSGVFWCEFGSGEFSNAVNITVHDSFFFNTILVSPVHPVTEGDPVTLSCKHKTQQFLSKVFFYHNDKLLQNDSREELKISAVSKSDEGFYKCQHSGKESPRSWMSVRATVSSPVMLIVGPVVGIVLIILIILIILLILLWRCRRSKGLWCIRSKQSEGRGQTSHTDHGVNNTGGHENSSPPHDNTNLYAPVKSSETTGNAADEARDVTYSHIELKDIDRTRRPREAEESTVYSEVKLQE, from the exons TTTCCAATCGAGCCAATGTGACCCTGACGCCAAACTGGCCTCTGATATACAAAGGTGAGGGAGTTACTCTCCAGTGTCAGATCCCAGGAGGAGAAGGAACAAAGTGGACGTATGAATGGAGAAGAACCAGGTTAAATGAAACTCAAACATCCCAGGACCGTAGGTTGACCATAGGTTCAGCTAATGAGTCTGATAGTGGAGGAtacagctgcagaggaacaagTGGAGATGGCTCAACAGACTGGAGCGATGTTGTTGTATTAACTGTGT ATCAACTCTCTGTGTCTCCATCATGGCTGAGTCCTGGAGCCTCAGTGACTCTGATCTGTGAGGTTGAACATCCACCTGCAGGAATCAGGTTCTTCTGGTATAAAGCTGTTTATGATCCATCAAGCAGATCCTACAGCTATGAGCTGCTGCCTGGCAGCTCTGATGGGACTGATGAGAATTTCTACATTGTTCATGGACTCACTAACACAGCAGGTTATGTGTGTGAAGCAGGAAATGGAAAACCAAAATACAGAGATCCAAGTTTTGTCTGGTCAGCAG ATCCTCGTCCAGCAGCTTCTCTCTCAGTGAATCCTGACAGAGTTCAACACTTCATCTCTGACTTTGTGTCTCTGAGCTGTGAGGGAAACTCTGCTGACTGGAGAGTGATGAGGTTTACAGAAAGAGGCCACCTGTCAGACTGCTCCATCTGGGGGAAAATGACTGGATCTATATGTACCATCAAGATATACTTTTCTGTTAGTGGAGTGTTCTGGTGTGAGTTTGGATCAGGAGAGTTCAGCAATGCAGTGAACATCACTGTACATG acagttttttttttaatacaatccTGGTGAGCCCTGTTCATCCGGTGACTGAGGGAGATCCTGTTACTCTGagctgcaaacacaaaacacaacaatttcTCTCCAAAGTGTTTTTCTATCACAATGATAAACTCCTCCAGAATgacagcagagaggagctgAAGATCTCTGCAGTGTCAAAGTCAGATGAAGGTTTCTACAAATGTCAACATTCAGGAAAAGAGTCACCAAGGAGCTGGATGTCTGTTAGAG CAACTGTATCCAGTCCTGTCATGTTGATCGTTGGACCAGTTGTTGGAATCGTTCTCATTATTCTCATTATTCTCATTATTCTCCTGATCTTGTTGTGGCGCTGCAGACGGTCCAAAG gTTTATGGTGTATCAG ATCGAAGCAGTCAGAGGGCAGAGGTCAAACCTCACACACCGACCATGGAGTCAACAACACTGGCGGTCATGAGAACAGCTCTCCTCCTCATG ATAACACCAACCTCTACGCGCCAGTCAAGTCCTCTGAAACGACAGGAAATG ctgcagatgaAGCCAGAGATGTCACGTACTCTCACATTGAACTGAAAGACATTGACAGGACGA GAAGGCCTCGTGAAGCAGAGGAGAGCACCGTTTACTCTGAAGTGAAGTTGCAGGAGTAG